The following are from one region of the Amedibacterium intestinale genome:
- the malQ gene encoding 4-alpha-glucanotransferase yields MKREAGILMPISSLPSNQGIGDFGKHPYRFIDAISKQNIHIWQILPLNPAGYGNSPYQPYSSFAGDEIYISLDTLADYGLIKQSSVRNFNKFSDAVDFEGVRAFKEPYFRKAYKIFLKNFHQFEKEYQLFCSTAEWLYPYAVFIVLKRKNENKPWQEWKKEERDWIDSRQLSLEDIEDEIKYHQFLQFIFYKQWNDIKKYAEKHHVKILGDIPFYVGLDSADVWQYKNQFLLDENGYPSFVAGVPPDYFSETGQRWGNPIYDWNIMKKNRYDFWMKRLAWNAQQFDIIRLDHFRAFDTYWKIPSSCPTAVEGEWILGPAYDFFDEVYKCFPDIHLVAEDLGDLRPQVLKLRDFYHLKGMHVIQFEMQPKLLKKSRKEEVILYTGTHDNDTLEGFYLDLTQNQKIALRRFFHNCGYDDRNFHNLVIRYCLDSNASTVIIPLQDVLGLKKEGRLNTPGTIGSPNWEWKVKNLKEFYSLLPALGKWIKDSKR; encoded by the coding sequence ATGAAAAGAGAAGCTGGAATTTTAATGCCAATATCTTCATTACCTTCAAATCAGGGAATAGGGGACTTTGGTAAACATCCGTATCGTTTTATTGATGCGATTTCGAAGCAAAATATCCATATATGGCAAATTTTACCATTGAATCCTGCAGGTTATGGGAATTCACCGTATCAGCCATATTCATCTTTTGCAGGTGATGAAATTTACATTAGTTTAGACACGCTGGCAGATTATGGATTAATAAAACAAAGTTCTGTACGAAATTTTAATAAATTCAGTGATGCGGTGGATTTTGAAGGGGTTCGAGCTTTTAAAGAGCCTTATTTTAGAAAAGCATATAAGATTTTTTTGAAGAATTTTCATCAGTTTGAGAAAGAATACCAGCTGTTTTGTTCTACAGCAGAATGGTTATATCCTTATGCTGTGTTTATCGTACTAAAAAGAAAAAATGAAAATAAGCCATGGCAGGAATGGAAAAAGGAAGAAAGAGATTGGATTGATAGTCGACAACTTTCTTTAGAGGATATAGAAGATGAAATTAAGTATCATCAATTCCTGCAGTTTATCTTTTATAAGCAGTGGAATGATATTAAGAAGTATGCAGAAAAGCATCATGTAAAGATTTTAGGTGATATACCATTTTATGTGGGTTTGGATAGTGCAGATGTGTGGCAGTATAAGAATCAATTTTTATTAGATGAAAATGGATATCCGTCTTTTGTTGCAGGTGTACCTCCTGATTATTTCAGTGAAACAGGGCAGAGATGGGGAAATCCAATTTATGACTGGAACATTATGAAAAAAAATCGTTATGATTTTTGGATGAAACGTTTGGCATGGAATGCACAGCAGTTTGATATTATCCGATTGGATCATTTCAGGGCTTTTGATACATATTGGAAAATTCCCTCATCTTGTCCAACAGCGGTAGAAGGAGAATGGATTTTAGGGCCTGCCTATGATTTTTTTGATGAAGTGTATAAATGTTTTCCAGATATTCATCTAGTTGCGGAAGATCTTGGAGATTTAAGGCCACAGGTATTAAAACTTAGAGACTTTTATCATTTGAAAGGAATGCATGTGATTCAATTTGAAATGCAGCCTAAATTATTAAAAAAATCACGTAAAGAAGAGGTGATTTTATATACAGGAACACATGATAATGATACTTTGGAAGGATTTTATTTGGATTTGACACAAAATCAAAAGATTGCATTACGAAGATTCTTCCACAATTGTGGATATGATGATCGAAATTTTCATAATTTAGTTATTCGTTATTGTCTGGACAGCAATGCTTCTACAGTAATCATTCCTTTGCAGGATGTTTTAGGTTTAAAAAAGGAAGGAAGATTAAATACACCGGGAACAATTGGTTCGCCAAACTGGGAATGGAAGGTAAAAAATCTAAAGGAATTTTATTCTCTTCTTCCTGCCCTTGGGAAATGGATCAAAGATAGCAAACGTTAA
- a CDS encoding PocR ligand-binding domain-containing protein, translated as MEMKEIVQHAMDDYRRITGLRSYVLYDNTVIQSASERNYFCKCLKVSAKALAECERCTHENYNNAREIDSESIYSCHAGLIKWAVPVDVDDFHCVVISEGILSVQQVEEDAERWTKYLSEEYNLDQEMLLDSFRVIKTMDEKQMYASIELLKNLLSYHISMRG; from the coding sequence ATGGAAATGAAAGAAATTGTACAGCACGCTATGGATGATTATCGCCGCATTACTGGTTTGCGTTCTTATGTTTTATATGATAATACGGTTATTCAGAGTGCTTCTGAAAGGAATTATTTTTGTAAGTGCTTAAAGGTATCTGCAAAGGCTTTGGCAGAATGTGAGCGCTGTACACATGAAAACTATAATAATGCAAGAGAAATTGATTCAGAAAGTATTTATTCCTGTCATGCAGGTTTGATAAAGTGGGCTGTTCCTGTAGATGTCGACGATTTTCATTGTGTTGTTATTTCGGAAGGAATTTTATCTGTTCAGCAGGTAGAAGAAGATGCAGAACGCTGGACAAAATATTTAAGTGAAGAATATAATCTGGATCAGGAAATGCTTTTAGATAGTTTTCGGGTTATTAAGACGATGGATGAAAAACAGATGTATGCATCTATTGAATTATTGAAAAATCTGCTTTCTTATCATATTAGCATGCGTGGATAA
- a CDS encoding flavin reductase, giving the protein MKLINIEPEKLHADCFTMIGKEWMLITAEKDGKVNTMTASWGGMGILWNKKVAFIFIRPQRYTKEFVDATSHLSLTFFDESYRKQLSYLGRVSGRDEDKIKNAELHVAYKNNIPYFEEANTVILGRKLYMQEMKEENFLDKEILAKNYPNMDLHTMYVIEIEEVFTHQQ; this is encoded by the coding sequence ATGAAACTTATAAACATAGAACCAGAAAAACTACATGCGGATTGTTTTACCATGATAGGCAAAGAATGGATGTTGATTACAGCTGAAAAAGATGGAAAAGTGAATACAATGACCGCTTCCTGGGGTGGTATGGGTATCTTATGGAATAAGAAAGTTGCCTTTATTTTCATACGTCCACAGCGATATACAAAAGAATTTGTAGATGCTACATCCCACCTTTCACTTACTTTCTTTGATGAAAGCTATCGTAAGCAATTATCTTATTTAGGAAGAGTTTCTGGTAGAGATGAAGATAAAATAAAAAATGCAGAGCTTCATGTAGCCTACAAAAACAATATTCCATATTTTGAAGAAGCAAATACTGTAATACTAGGAAGAAAGCTATATATGCAGGAAATGAAGGAAGAAAACTTTCTTGATAAAGAAATCTTAGCTAAAAATTATCCAAATATGGACTTGCATACAATGTATGTCATTGAAATCGAAGAAGTATTTACTCATCAACAATAA
- a CDS encoding ABC transporter permease: MREFLIVLRFELKTMLSKKSFLISTIIVMLGAIVLFSLPRFISNDGQDNNGAVTKEKKMLVYDQMDVLKNQELMQQSFPEYEIQFVDSLSEVKDQVKDGKVDAGFEIRNSSEFVYYVENSSLNDMTSSRFESMMKQNFQTSELKKLGYDVNKVQKVYQSAIASETQVLGKDGKSNYFYTYVLILLLYMMILIYGNQIGVGVATEKSNRAIEILTTSCSSNALIFGKVMAGAITGIIQTSLMVGSFLLSYSWNAQSWNYSLDRFLNIPSSVLLTFAMFGILGYLLFSFLFGAIGALCSKVEEVNGATLPLQLFIVAVFLISMVTLQIPDTLFAKIVCYIPFTSWMCMFVNVALGSVSFIEVIISLLLLAITTLCVGFIGAKLYRRGTLSYGNHLKLKKVLFKK, from the coding sequence GTGAGAGAATTTTTAATCGTACTAAGATTTGAATTAAAGACGATGCTGTCTAAAAAATCTTTTTTAATTTCTACCATTATTGTAATGCTTGGGGCAATTGTGCTTTTCTCACTGCCACGCTTTATTTCAAATGATGGGCAAGATAATAATGGTGCAGTTACAAAAGAGAAAAAGATGCTTGTCTATGATCAAATGGATGTTTTAAAAAATCAAGAACTGATGCAACAAAGCTTTCCTGAATATGAAATACAGTTTGTAGATTCTTTATCTGAAGTAAAAGATCAAGTTAAAGATGGCAAAGTGGATGCTGGATTTGAAATTAGAAATTCTTCAGAATTTGTATATTATGTAGAAAATTCATCTTTAAATGATATGACTTCTTCACGATTTGAAAGTATGATGAAACAAAATTTTCAAACAAGTGAATTAAAAAAATTAGGGTATGATGTTAATAAGGTACAAAAGGTTTATCAATCAGCAATTGCTTCTGAAACACAGGTATTAGGTAAAGATGGAAAAAGTAATTATTTTTATACTTATGTTTTGATTTTACTTTTATATATGATGATTTTAATTTATGGAAATCAGATTGGAGTTGGAGTAGCAACTGAAAAAAGCAATCGTGCAATTGAAATTTTAACAACGAGCTGTTCTTCTAATGCGTTGATTTTTGGGAAAGTAATGGCAGGTGCTATTACAGGGATCATACAGACCTCCTTGATGGTTGGCTCTTTCCTGCTTTCTTATAGCTGGAATGCACAAAGCTGGAACTATTCTTTAGATAGATTTTTAAATATTCCATCTTCTGTATTGTTGACATTTGCTATGTTTGGTATATTGGGGTATTTGTTGTTCAGTTTCTTATTTGGAGCAATTGGTGCGTTGTGTTCGAAAGTAGAAGAGGTAAATGGAGCAACATTGCCATTGCAATTGTTTATTGTAGCAGTTTTTCTAATCAGTATGGTTACGTTGCAGATACCCGATACTTTATTCGCTAAAATTGTATGTTATATACCATTTACTTCATGGATGTGTATGTTTGTCAATGTAGCATTAGGAAGTGTTTCGTTTATTGAAGTTATAATTTCTTTGCTTTTATTAGCGATCACAACACTATGTGTAGGATTTATCGGTGCAAAATTATATCGAAGAGGAACATTATCTTATGGCAATCATTTAAAATTAAAAAAAGTGCTATTTAAAAAATAA
- a CDS encoding ABC transporter ATP-binding protein, producing MFLEVKGLHKSFDGNEVLHGVSFSVESGKALGLLGRNGAGKSTTIRILMDVFKADKGEITVDGKPFYAKDFNIGYLPEERGLYPKKKVSEQLIYLASLRGLSHKEAKQNVKAWLKRLGIEEYENRILDTLSKGNQQKVQLVQTLICNPDLIILDEPFSGLDPVNSQILKEVVQEQIQKGKLVIFSSHQMNYVEEFCEDIIILHHGDVVLQGNVKQIKKEYGKNRIVLRAGIPEHEFSSFLKQECSQILHVYKQNGNEFIVELENHVERKDVLKKMMEHDIELEAFYLYEASLTDIFVDKAGDDK from the coding sequence ATGTTTTTAGAAGTGAAAGGTTTACATAAAAGCTTTGATGGAAATGAAGTTTTACATGGGGTATCCTTTTCGGTTGAAAGTGGAAAAGCACTTGGTTTATTAGGGAGAAATGGTGCAGGGAAGTCAACAACCATACGTATTTTAATGGACGTTTTTAAGGCGGATAAGGGAGAAATAACTGTTGATGGAAAACCTTTTTATGCGAAAGATTTTAATATTGGCTATCTACCAGAAGAAAGAGGATTATATCCTAAAAAGAAAGTTAGTGAACAATTAATTTATTTGGCTTCGCTTCGAGGTTTATCTCATAAGGAAGCGAAACAAAATGTAAAAGCATGGTTAAAAAGATTGGGAATAGAGGAATATGAAAATCGAATACTGGATACTTTAAGTAAAGGAAATCAACAAAAGGTACAGCTTGTTCAAACATTAATCTGTAATCCTGATCTTATTATTTTGGATGAGCCATTTTCTGGTTTGGACCCAGTAAATTCTCAAATTTTAAAAGAAGTTGTACAGGAGCAGATTCAGAAAGGAAAACTTGTTATTTTTTCTTCACATCAAATGAATTATGTTGAAGAATTTTGTGAAGATATCATAATTCTTCATCATGGAGATGTTGTGCTGCAGGGAAACGTAAAACAAATAAAAAAAGAGTATGGGAAAAATCGAATAGTACTTCGAGCAGGCATACCAGAGCATGAGTTTTCGTCTTTTCTAAAACAAGAATGTTCTCAAATTTTGCATGTCTATAAACAAAATGGAAATGAGTTTATCGTTGAGCTTGAAAATCATGTAGAAAGAAAAGATGTATTAAAAAAGATGATGGAACACGATATAGAGTTAGAAGCCTTCTATTTGTATGAGGCATCTTTGACAGATATTTTTGTTGATAAGGCAGGTGATGACAAGTGA